Proteins from a single region of Bacteroidota bacterium:
- a CDS encoding tetratricopeptide repeat protein produces MTYWTAPILLSGLIFAGCGGSGTTAQSSKPSGSFPLKQLPDDDLALRRFIEGSLLDQTGKYAEAILQYQEALQTRQDPAIYHAIAKDYSILDNHTRAIQMGLEAVRLEPDNRTYHETLAEVYVNALDLDGAIREFDAVIKIDSMYLEGWLSLGRLLQVQKPDRALKVYQEVINRFGPESDAYFQMAQIYSGMGKLREATEQLKGMLSLDPGNFEVKKALGDAYLKIDSVSTALRIYNELIELHPENLDVRASIAHAYLTRQDYDAAAEQFEAVLRRDSLSLDDQLKFGQVFLNFIQKDSAVAPYAINLFQRIKKKYPDDWRPYWFLGAIDNITKDDSGAMLNFQKVKELASWNADGWVGIASIYYDKGRFDDAIQVLTEARKVVPEEFRIHFLLGISYQRKHALADAAASLEKAIQLNDKSVDAVSALALTYDELKRPEDSDSMYERGLRMDPHNHLLLNNYAYSLSERGLQLQRSLRMAKEAVEQQPANQSYLDTYGWVYFRLQQYDEAERYIKKAIELGSNSPVINEHLGDIYYKQSKKEKAMEYWQKALQLDATNTELKEKIQRGSL; encoded by the coding sequence ATGACATATTGGACTGCGCCGATCTTGTTGTCGGGGCTCATCTTCGCCGGCTGCGGAGGATCCGGGACCACGGCGCAATCCTCCAAACCTTCGGGCAGCTTTCCGCTGAAACAACTCCCGGACGATGATCTCGCGCTCCGCCGTTTCATCGAAGGATCTCTGCTCGACCAGACGGGGAAATACGCCGAAGCCATCCTGCAATACCAGGAAGCCCTCCAGACCAGGCAGGATCCCGCCATTTACCACGCGATCGCAAAAGACTATTCGATTCTCGATAACCATACCCGGGCCATTCAGATGGGACTTGAGGCGGTCCGTCTGGAGCCCGACAACAGGACCTACCACGAAACGCTCGCGGAGGTTTATGTAAACGCGCTCGATCTCGACGGCGCGATCAGGGAATTCGACGCGGTGATCAAGATCGACTCGATGTACCTGGAGGGCTGGTTGAGCCTGGGCAGGCTTCTTCAAGTGCAGAAACCCGATCGGGCCCTGAAAGTCTACCAGGAGGTCATCAACCGGTTCGGCCCCGAGTCCGACGCGTATTTCCAGATGGCGCAGATCTACAGCGGCATGGGAAAACTCCGGGAGGCGACTGAGCAACTGAAAGGGATGCTCTCCCTCGATCCGGGAAACTTTGAAGTGAAAAAGGCCCTCGGTGACGCCTACCTCAAGATCGACAGCGTTTCGACGGCGCTTCGCATTTACAACGAGCTGATAGAACTTCATCCCGAAAACCTCGATGTTCGGGCCTCGATCGCGCACGCCTACCTGACACGGCAGGACTATGACGCCGCCGCGGAACAATTTGAGGCCGTCCTCCGGAGGGACTCTCTCTCGTTGGATGACCAGCTCAAGTTCGGCCAGGTCTTCCTTAATTTTATTCAGAAAGATTCCGCGGTCGCCCCCTACGCGATCAACCTCTTTCAACGCATCAAGAAAAAGTATCCGGACGACTGGCGCCCCTACTGGTTCCTCGGGGCCATCGACAACATCACCAAGGACGATTCCGGCGCGATGCTGAATTTTCAAAAAGTGAAGGAGCTCGCGAGCTGGAACGCGGACGGCTGGGTCGGAATTGCCTCGATCTACTACGACAAGGGACGATTCGACGACGCGATTCAGGTGCTCACCGAAGCGCGGAAGGTCGTGCCCGAGGAATTCCGCATCCATTTCCTTCTCGGGATCTCCTACCAGCGAAAACACGCCCTTGCCGACGCCGCCGCCTCGCTCGAAAAGGCGATCCAGCTCAACGACAAAAGCGTCGACGCGGTGAGCGCGCTTGCGCTTACCTACGACGAGTTGAAACGGCCGGAGGATTCCGACAGCATGTACGAACGGGGGCTCCGGATGGATCCCCACAACCACCTGCTTCTCAATAATTACGCCTACAGCCTTTCCGAGCGCGGGCTGCAGCTCCAGAGATCGTTGCGCATGGCGAAGGAGGCAGTCGAGCAGCAGCCGGCGAACCAGTCCTACCTCGACACCTACGGCTGGGTCTACTTCCGGCTCCAGCAGTACGATGAAGCAGAGAGGTACATCAAAAAGGCGATCGAGCTGGGGAGCAACAGCCCGGTCATCAACGAACACCTCGGCGACATCTACTACAAGCAGTCGAAGAAAGAGAAGGCGATGGAGTACTGGCAGAAAGCCCTGCAGCTCGACGCGACAAATACGGAGTTGAAAGAGAAGATCCAACGGGGAAGTCTGTGA
- a CDS encoding sigma 54-interacting transcriptional regulator, whose amino-acid sequence MEQGKSKRFYLGIGLIVLALLLSRVLSGPFDALEESFTATKYHLRGESKIDSSIVILYLSGDDIASLGGIPLKRSYYALILDVLHDLGAKAVGVDVAFTEPDPEHPEYDEILSAVVRKSGNVVLGGYFRSLNAPDTGSHGASGISAIPSSIAYPPGREEPFPSGRGLELPFPELLKSSASFGHTTMLETSKLPLFVSTSQGRLPSFAFEVLRIGLGASRSDVRIGDGDAEIGAEGRRVRIHYSDDGSITPNFTGGTGSLNLISTVEFLKAYDVRQSGGTTPPVIAQIRGKIVLLGIIAGGRSPFLSTPFSSQFPSIGLHATIIHDALHDSFLRRISETAGYLLAFSLGCACILFMESRRQLAGILAIIASALVLLIASCWTFSSSSIILPVVPSLFAALVVTAGLVLFRHQLVQGQVTSLREEKESIHRLLHDKEKRLKSLEEELGALRQPNGEPRGAALQEEIAAYQSEIARLRTQADDLQPHKESPQSGGEAEDFNGILYRASGPMQEIVAFIKKISNNDANVLVMGESGTGKELVARAIHAHSSRGAGPFVAVNCGALTETLLESELFGHERGAFTGAVRERAGRFELADGGTIFLDEIGETSEAFQVKLLRVLQDGTLDRVGGTETMKVNVRVIAATNRDLRDAVQQKKFREDLYYRLNVFSVNLPPLRDRQADLPLLVGRFIERESPGTKCSTIVMEVFLKYPWKGNVRELQSVLKRAVLLARAEGRDMIRIIDLPEELASSSTAVLDIEKQIIGSVREKGFSRNAISETAEELGGFNRGTVAEYLRGYCFKTFVEKRWDTGDAVVAIAGSSDREVLRRVEKKLLEYLGNAVEAVNPSGSAEQVLAAARPKYKNLPQRYHPYLDELIGAYSRGEWKKDPPTA is encoded by the coding sequence ATGGAACAGGGGAAATCGAAACGGTTCTACCTCGGGATCGGCCTCATCGTCCTTGCGCTTCTCCTCTCGCGCGTTCTCTCAGGCCCCTTCGACGCGCTGGAAGAATCGTTCACCGCGACGAAGTATCACCTCCGCGGCGAATCAAAAATCGATTCCTCGATCGTCATCCTCTACCTTTCCGGCGACGACATCGCTTCGCTCGGCGGGATCCCCCTCAAACGAAGCTACTATGCGCTGATCCTCGACGTGCTCCATGACCTGGGCGCGAAGGCCGTCGGTGTGGACGTCGCCTTTACCGAGCCCGATCCGGAGCACCCTGAGTATGATGAGATCCTTTCGGCGGTGGTCCGGAAATCAGGCAACGTCGTACTCGGGGGTTATTTCCGGTCCCTGAACGCCCCCGACACCGGGAGCCACGGAGCGAGCGGGATAAGCGCGATTCCATCCAGCATCGCGTATCCTCCCGGCCGGGAGGAACCCTTTCCCTCCGGCAGGGGGCTTGAGCTTCCGTTTCCAGAATTACTTAAAAGCTCGGCGAGCTTCGGGCACACCACCATGCTCGAAACCTCAAAGCTGCCCCTCTTCGTGAGTACGAGTCAAGGCCGCCTTCCCTCCTTCGCGTTCGAGGTTCTCCGAATCGGGCTCGGAGCTTCCAGGTCGGATGTAAGGATCGGCGACGGAGACGCCGAAATCGGCGCAGAGGGTCGCCGCGTGAGGATTCACTATTCCGATGACGGTTCCATCACTCCTAATTTCACCGGAGGGACCGGTTCGCTCAACCTCATTTCCACGGTCGAGTTTCTGAAAGCGTACGACGTGCGCCAATCGGGCGGCACAACTCCCCCCGTCATCGCGCAGATCAGGGGAAAGATAGTCCTCCTCGGCATTATCGCCGGCGGGAGAAGTCCGTTCCTCTCGACTCCATTCTCCTCCCAGTTTCCGTCGATCGGCCTCCACGCGACGATCATTCACGATGCCCTCCACGATTCGTTTCTTCGGAGGATATCGGAAACCGCCGGTTACCTCCTGGCGTTCTCTTTGGGATGCGCCTGCATCCTGTTCATGGAATCGAGACGCCAGCTCGCGGGCATTCTGGCGATCATCGCCTCGGCGCTTGTGCTCCTGATCGCCTCCTGCTGGACCTTCTCGTCCTCTTCGATCATTCTACCGGTTGTTCCCTCTCTCTTCGCGGCGCTGGTAGTTACGGCAGGGCTCGTGCTCTTCAGGCACCAGCTGGTCCAGGGACAGGTCACGTCGCTCAGGGAGGAGAAGGAATCGATTCACCGGCTCCTGCACGACAAAGAGAAGCGGCTGAAATCGCTCGAGGAGGAACTCGGCGCCCTCCGGCAGCCGAACGGCGAGCCGCGCGGTGCGGCCCTCCAGGAAGAGATCGCGGCGTACCAATCCGAAATCGCCCGGTTGCGCACGCAGGCCGACGATCTTCAACCGCACAAGGAGTCGCCGCAGAGTGGAGGGGAAGCGGAGGACTTCAACGGGATCCTCTATCGCGCCTCCGGACCGATGCAGGAAATTGTGGCTTTCATAAAGAAGATCTCGAATAACGACGCGAATGTCCTCGTTATGGGCGAAAGCGGCACCGGGAAGGAACTGGTGGCGCGGGCGATACACGCCCACTCCTCCAGGGGAGCCGGGCCGTTTGTCGCCGTCAATTGCGGGGCGCTCACCGAGACGCTCCTCGAAAGCGAACTCTTTGGACACGAACGCGGCGCCTTCACTGGCGCAGTGCGCGAGAGGGCCGGGAGATTCGAGCTGGCGGACGGGGGGACGATTTTTCTCGATGAAATCGGAGAGACGAGCGAGGCGTTTCAGGTGAAACTCCTCCGCGTGTTGCAGGACGGCACGCTCGACAGGGTCGGAGGGACGGAAACGATGAAGGTGAATGTCCGCGTGATCGCCGCGACGAACCGCGACCTGCGCGACGCGGTGCAGCAGAAGAAGTTCAGAGAGGATCTCTACTACCGCCTCAATGTCTTTTCCGTAAATCTCCCGCCGCTCAGAGACCGCCAGGCGGACCTCCCGCTTCTCGTCGGGCGATTCATCGAGCGGGAATCCCCCGGTACGAAGTGCAGCACGATCGTGATGGAGGTATTTCTGAAGTATCCATGGAAAGGAAACGTCCGCGAGCTTCAAAGCGTCCTCAAGCGGGCTGTCCTGCTGGCAAGAGCGGAAGGGCGCGATATGATCCGGATCATCGATCTTCCGGAGGAGCTCGCATCGTCGTCGACGGCAGTCCTGGACATCGAAAAACAGATCATCGGCTCAGTGCGCGAAAAAGGTTTCTCCCGGAATGCGATCTCCGAAACAGCCGAAGAGCTGGGCGGATTCAACCGCGGAACGGTTGCCGAATATCTGCGCGGGTATTGCTTCAAGACGTTTGTCGAGAAGCGGTGGGACACCGGCGACGCGGTCGTGGCAATCGCCGGCTCCTCCGACCGGGAGGTTCTCCGGAGGGTTGAGAAGAAATTGCTCGAGTATCTCGGTAATGCCGTCGAAGCCGTCAACCCATCCGGCTCTGCCGAACAGGTTCTCGCCGCGGCCCGGCCCAAATACAAGAATCTCCCGCAACGCTACCATCCCTACCTCGACGAGTTGATCGGGGCGTATAGCCGCGGGGAATGGAAAAAGGATCCGCCGACCGCGTGA
- a CDS encoding adenosine deaminase, with product MKLTEKFIRTLPKPLLHDHLDGGLRPQTIIELARDLGYDKLPTTDAGELGEWFHRGAQRGSLPLYLEGFAHTTGVMQTDEAIERVAYEMMEDMHEDGVVYVETRFAPVLHTERGMHWEEIVSSVLRGLERGRRDFGVEFGLIICAMRDMTLSQEMAELAIDFRERGVVGFDLAGEEGGYPPKKHVDAFHYIQRENFNITIHAGEAFGKESIWQAIQWCGAHRIGHATRLIEDMSVSDDDPTEVANMGYLAQYVLDKRIPLEICLTSNVDTGAVKSIEEHPFGIYHRYRFRVTLNTDDRLMSKTTLSREYKLAADAFNLTLHDLEKLSLNAMKSAFVPYKKRIELIYKVIKPGFERAQKAKK from the coding sequence ATGAAACTGACAGAAAAATTTATCCGCACGCTTCCGAAGCCTCTGCTCCACGATCACCTCGACGGAGGCTTGCGGCCTCAGACGATCATCGAGCTGGCAAGGGATCTCGGATACGACAAGCTTCCGACGACGGATGCGGGAGAGCTGGGGGAGTGGTTCCACCGCGGCGCCCAGCGGGGAAGCCTGCCGCTCTACCTCGAGGGATTCGCCCACACGACCGGAGTCATGCAAACGGACGAGGCGATCGAGCGGGTGGCATACGAGATGATGGAAGACATGCACGAGGACGGCGTCGTCTATGTGGAGACGAGGTTCGCGCCGGTCCTGCACACGGAGCGGGGCATGCACTGGGAGGAGATCGTCTCGTCGGTGTTGCGCGGGCTGGAGAGGGGAAGGAGGGATTTTGGAGTCGAATTCGGCCTCATCATCTGCGCGATGCGGGATATGACGCTCTCCCAGGAGATGGCGGAGCTCGCGATCGATTTCCGGGAGCGCGGCGTGGTCGGATTCGACCTGGCGGGCGAAGAAGGGGGCTATCCTCCCAAGAAACACGTCGACGCCTTTCACTATATCCAGCGGGAAAACTTCAACATCACGATTCATGCCGGCGAAGCCTTCGGCAAGGAATCGATCTGGCAGGCGATCCAGTGGTGCGGCGCGCATCGCATCGGCCACGCCACGCGTTTGATCGAGGATATGTCGGTGTCGGACGACGACCCGACCGAGGTCGCCAACATGGGGTATCTCGCCCAGTACGTGCTCGACAAGAGGATACCTCTGGAGATATGCCTGACCAGCAATGTGGATACGGGCGCGGTGAAGAGTATCGAGGAGCACCCGTTCGGGATTTATCACCGCTATCGTTTCCGCGTTACGCTCAATACGGACGACCGGCTCATGAGCAAGACGACTCTCTCACGCGAGTATAAGCTCGCCGCCGACGCCTTTAATCTGACCCTCCATGATCTCGAGAAGCTGTCTCTGAACGCAATGAAGAGCGCGTTTGTTCCTTATAAGAAGCGGATCGAGCTCATCTACAAGGTGATCAAACCGGGTTTTGAGCGGGCGCAGAAGGCAAAAAAGTAG
- a CDS encoding DUF4292 domain-containing protein: protein MRCTPCGTGVLLLACAFAGCAPAAKSIRERPFPAAEVIRRVQERNEQVRTLRGNGTITVEVPEGSNSGYFDASLKKPDSLLVEFKGPFGIHVATLQLCRDRFVFFNQMENKAIIGKPDGKTLQSMLKLKMEFDEILNVFTGEFPAASPGDSLARFTVEDDRYVLRYAERTDSKEYQIDGEDFVVTSYRVADSAGSPAVTATASRIDDSPPVAVPKLLRVIFPQEKRSITIAYSGLEVNKPVECSLTIPDRAEIIRR, encoded by the coding sequence GTGAGATGCACCCCCTGCGGGACCGGCGTATTGCTCCTTGCGTGTGCGTTCGCCGGGTGCGCGCCAGCCGCGAAATCGATCAGAGAGCGCCCGTTCCCGGCCGCCGAGGTCATCCGCCGGGTTCAGGAGCGGAACGAGCAGGTGAGGACACTCCGGGGAAACGGCACGATCACCGTGGAGGTCCCCGAGGGGTCGAACTCGGGCTACTTCGACGCGTCGCTCAAGAAGCCGGACTCGCTCCTGGTGGAGTTCAAAGGGCCGTTCGGGATCCATGTGGCAACGTTGCAGTTATGCCGCGACCGCTTCGTTTTTTTCAACCAGATGGAGAACAAGGCCATCATCGGTAAACCCGACGGCAAGACGCTTCAATCGATGCTCAAGCTGAAGATGGAGTTCGATGAAATACTGAACGTCTTCACGGGAGAGTTTCCCGCGGCATCGCCCGGCGATTCGCTCGCACGGTTTACGGTGGAGGACGACCGCTACGTGCTCCGGTACGCCGAACGGACCGACAGCAAGGAATACCAGATCGACGGGGAGGATTTCGTTGTGACCAGTTACCGCGTCGCAGACAGCGCGGGCAGCCCGGCCGTTACGGCCACGGCATCCAGGATCGACGACTCTCCCCCGGTTGCGGTCCCGAAACTGTTGCGCGTGATTTTCCCGCAGGAAAAGAGGAGCATCACCATCGCGTACTCCGGCCTGGAAGTCAACAAGCCGGTCGAATGCTCGCTCACCATTCCCGATCGCGCAGAGATCATCCGGCGCTGA
- a CDS encoding peptidoglycan DD-metalloendopeptidase family protein: protein MTPRATFLALLLISGLFAASSGAQRSELKQKRSDLEKLRKEIDQFEQKIKGKERKEHATLELLDSYDHQASLVRKLIGRLKDEEKSLSDDIDRDRALIGTLSDRVGFLKQEYARYVTTAYKSGRTYDLELLLTSRSLNQMLIRSEYLKRFSEQRRQDLDSISDQRADLQAQNTKLERQLANRRQLIAEKAREEKKLAGRVQSRKALLATIRKDKRNFTREINRKIEDAKKLEQLVAGLIDREKAGPARKPPDQSTRPGGSVSRPGTGFDLLRGKLSWPVSQGKIIGRFGVQENRTLHTVTQNTGIDIGVSSGTVVDAVAAGEVSTIWWLPSFGNLVIVNHQGGYRTVYAHLLEISVNEGDDVKEGDQIGKSGEALSGPQLHFEIWKDREKQDPLQWLQPRGLTNR from the coding sequence ATGACCCCCCGCGCAACCTTCCTCGCACTGCTCCTGATCTCCGGATTGTTTGCGGCTTCTTCCGGCGCCCAACGGAGCGAGCTGAAGCAGAAACGCTCCGATCTCGAAAAGCTGAGAAAAGAGATCGATCAGTTCGAACAGAAGATCAAGGGGAAGGAGCGGAAGGAACACGCGACGCTCGAACTCCTCGACAGCTACGATCACCAGGCCTCGCTCGTCCGAAAGCTGATCGGCAGGCTGAAGGACGAAGAGAAATCCCTCTCCGACGATATCGACCGCGACCGCGCTCTCATCGGCACTTTGAGCGACCGGGTCGGTTTCCTCAAGCAGGAGTATGCCCGGTACGTCACGACCGCCTACAAGTCCGGCCGCACGTACGATCTCGAATTGCTCCTCACGTCGCGCTCGTTGAACCAGATGCTTATCCGCTCGGAGTATCTGAAGCGGTTTTCCGAACAGCGCCGGCAGGATCTCGACAGCATTTCCGATCAACGGGCCGACCTTCAGGCGCAGAACACGAAACTGGAACGGCAGCTTGCGAACCGCCGCCAGCTGATCGCGGAAAAGGCGCGCGAAGAGAAAAAGCTCGCCGGCCGCGTCCAATCGCGGAAAGCGCTCCTTGCGACGATCCGAAAAGACAAGCGAAACTTTACACGCGAAATCAATCGCAAGATCGAAGACGCAAAGAAACTGGAGCAACTCGTCGCGGGCCTGATCGACCGCGAGAAGGCCGGACCAGCGCGAAAACCGCCCGATCAGAGTACGCGTCCGGGCGGGAGCGTTTCGCGGCCCGGAACGGGGTTCGATCTCTTGAGGGGCAAGCTCTCGTGGCCGGTGTCGCAGGGAAAGATCATCGGGCGGTTCGGGGTCCAGGAAAATCGCACCCTTCACACGGTGACACAGAATACCGGCATCGACATCGGGGTTTCCTCCGGCACCGTCGTGGATGCGGTCGCCGCGGGCGAAGTCTCCACGATCTGGTGGCTCCCGTCCTTCGGCAACCTCGTCATCGTGAACCACCAGGGCGGGTACCGGACCGTCTACGCCCACCTTCTGGAGATCTCCGTGAACGAAGGAGACGACGTGAAAGAAGGGGATCAGATCGGGAAAAGCGGCGAGGCCCTCTCCGGTCCTCAGCTTCATTTTGAAATCTGGAAGGATCGCGAGAAGCAGGATCCCCTGCAGTGGCTCCAGCCCCGTGGATTGACCAACCGGTAG